The genomic window ACATGGCAATTCCATTTTATGAtgaaaatttgtatattttgaaTGTGAAGAATGATCTTGAAGCTAAGGTAAGAAAATATGAAACATTTTAGCTTAAGAATTTAGCTTCTGATTATGTGCTTATAGGTTAGCGTTCTTTGATGGTAGAAAAGTTTGATAATGTGGGCTTTGagcattttttgttttcaaaatagtCTCTGTCAAACTGTGTCTCATGTCATCAATTTTGACGAGTAAATTAATATGTAGAATAGGAATGCATGTTATGCTTATGGTGAACTTGTAATGTATGCTTGTTTAGAATCTCATGGTTAATTTCATCTTTCCAATAACTTAATTAAGGATACAGTGGACATTTTCTCGTTGATTAGCCGAATTAATTATACAAATGGGTTGCTTTTATGATTCGTGtgtgaaatatttgatttaggCTTCAGAAGTAATTCCATCTGTAGAAGCCCTAAATGCTGCGACTAAAGATCCCATTGCTGCGTCCTCTGTGCTGAAGCAATTGGCTATAGCTGTTGAGtaagttgtaatttttttgcaattctttttccTTTGCTTGCTCATTTTTCCCGCCACTTACCACAAACTACTCACTCAAAGGTTCTATTCTATGTTATCACATTCTACTTCTCTGGTTGCGAAATTCTCCTATTCTATTAGGCACTTGATTATTAAATGCAAGTCTGTATAATCAAACAACATTAGAATCTTGTTTCTGTCGTTCTGAATGATTTTCAGCTTAATGATACAATTATCTTATCCTCTTCCTTAAAATATTTGGACCTTTTGACTAGGGCTGGAAGTAAGACAAAGTCCATGAAAGATTTTATATCTTCATCAGGAAGTCCTTCACATGCAAGAGATAGGGTAGGCTTAAGTCTCTCTGCATTAAGGCTTTAGTGTTACGTGAAAAGGAGGATAAACTTACCTCTGAGTTTAGTAGGGACGAGAAAGTTGTGCTTTTGATCAATGCTCTTTTTGATCCAGGTATGTGCATTTTAGGAGGCTTGGTGATGACGTAATTGCGCCAAACAACCTTTTTACACTTGAACTTTTTCCTCTTGACATATTATCCTGTGATGATCTTTCACTTTCATTGTAATATTTGCAAGATATTCGCAGAGGAAGATTTCCTTAGAAGGAAGATCGATTCGAATCCAGAGGAAAATGATATAACATCTTTGGCAAGAGATATTCATGGTGCTCCTCCTGAAAGTCTTGTTGTAAAGTTGGCCGAAATTGTTGGAAACTACAAGGCCCTCCGAAAAATGGCTCTGTTCTGGTGCAGCATTGTTGCTGAAGTATGTTTAACTCGAAAATAACTTTTGGTTATGATATTGTATAGACACTTCATTGTTAATCTAGGAATCTAGTTTTGATTTATGCTTTTGATCGCACtttctttgatatttattaAGTAACTGTTTAAGGAGTAAGGACTTACGATCTTAGTAATAGAGTGCATTGTCATTACAAAATTAATATCTTCATCTTAAATCACATGATTTGGACAATTAATATCTTCATCTTAGATCACCGTATTgagtttatttattattttcctcCTTTTTTGGGTACTTATTTTATAggatagtgattttttttttcactttgttCTAATGGTGCTTCCCCTCTTCCCCATTGTTATTATGgttgttatatgtttttttattctgGTCTATTAAATTTGCATCCATTTACTTCCTTCCCCTtagcaaaaaaatgaaaacttgaaGGAAAAGAAGCAAACTATTTATATGTTGCGTGATTGGAAACTTTGAGATGCTTTACAAATCAACTCAATCCTATGAGTCTTGATCCTGTGAAGTTTTCTGCCTTACTTCTTTCTCCTTCAAATCTGCTTGtctttgaaagaaaataaagaaatacTATCTTAACTCATGTCTAGAATTTGTAACTTGAACTTTACTTTGATCAGTAATGCTACTCCTTAATTTTCCTTCTTTAGTACCGGCTGAtgaagaatattttatttttttactgatGCAGCTGAGAAAATTTTGGTATGAAGAACAATATATACCTGGAGTCCCTCAGAATGAGATTCCAGACCTGAAAACATGTCTTCTGAACCAACACTTTCAAGTAATTAATTGCTGTATTTCTCGGAAGAGGCTCCGTATCGTTGCGACTGAATCTCTAGACTCTATGATGATGCAAGCTAGTTCAAGCATTAAAGAATCAGCCAATGATGATGATGGAGTTCCTGCAAGCCCTGTTTTATATGCCAGATTAAATACCGGAGAGCGTGTTCTTCGACTTGGTGCTAATTGCCCCTCTGGTGATTTGACTTTGTTGGAAACTGGCGAGCCTGTGTACTCTCCTGTCACACAGGTTTGATATATACATTTATTGTTCTCTATAATTTCCTTTTCAACTTGTTAATATACCTGAGATATCTGTGATCATTTCATGTAGGAAGGACCTTTGCTTACAGAAGATTTAATCAGAGAAACAGAGGAGTTTGTGCTGTGGACTGGGAGGTCTGTACACCAACTGAGATTCATCTTTGACCCAGTTTGTTACCTTACATTCTAAATCCATTTTCTGTTTTCGTTATACAAATCCCAATTCACTGTTTTATGTCACAAACCTTTCGACTAAGTAATCAACCTCATCTTGCTTTTTGATTAAATATGCCTTTTGAATCGTTTGGCATGATCTAAACCTACCACCTGTTAACTTACAAGAAGTTACATCAATTACTCCTAGGACCAAGGTCTGAGAATTTAAATATACGACCATTGTCTACTTagatcttttttttaaataatctatataaatttgcataatgttgttttctaatTCATGGATGATCATGTGTCTGTTTCTCACGCGACTAGTATTGCAAATGCTAGGTTCATTTAACTGCGGATGTGCATCCATTATGTAGTACCTTATGTTTAGCATCAACTAGGCATTTCTTGATTACTGACTTACCTTTTGTTGTCAGTGTTGGCGCTGGCTGCTCGCAACTGCTCTCAGATATGCAGGCTTTCAAGGTCAGGCTCTTACTTGTACTGAACTTTTCTTGCCATTATGAATGCTTCTAAAGTCTAACTATTTTTAATATGCCTAATGTTCTGTCTTGagttagttttgtttttcatcaTATTTTAGGCTGCGAATCCTGGATGTATTTTGGAGAATTTTGTAAGATGGCCCTCACCTCCTGATTGGATAGACAATGAGGCTAGTATTGAGGACAGTGATGTTTTTGACAGTGGCGAGTCATTGTCGACCAGAGGCCAACTAAGTCGGCGTATACAAAAAGAAGGTCTGCTAATGATCTTTTTCATCTTATATTGATGCTTcaaatctaattttttatttttttaatgttaatggGTCATCAGCATCTGATACAATTGTGGATTTTCTCTGATTGAAGCAAATATAGCCTATTCACTGTATCTGGTCACCAATTGTGAGAAACTTGTGCTCTATGGTTATAAATTTTACCATCATTTAGTTTATCGTGGCTTGATCTACATAGACGTTGTAGATTGGTGAGTTGTGAGGTAGGTATCACGGAGTCTACTATATATATGGCAGGAAAGTTTTAGTTCAGGCTTGATGGAAGAACTCTTGCGGTAAACTGCTCAGATTTAAGGTTAGAATGTCTGACAATAGaacttgaataattttttaagttgaatttataattaataataatttaaaagggGATACTTGGTGTAATAGTTAGAATTTTGGTTGTGTAACTAGTAGGTCACAAGTTTGAATTGGGTTGTAGAATCAGCCTCTTGCGCATATAAGGTAGGGTTACCTACAATAGACTCACAATGGGTTCGACTCTTTCCTGAACTCTGCCACAGCAGAAGCTTGTAGCATTAAGTTGTTGTCATTGACAGTCATTGATATTGGCTTAGATCTTCCAGTTTCGTATTACCAACTGCCTTGTGCAAACCATTGGGTTGAAAGTCTTTGCATCTTATGTGTCTATATCTTTATGGCATCTATGTAAGATATATATTGCGTAAAAGGCTATGTCTAGCACTTTCTAAATCAAATAATCTACTACGTTTTGCAGGATTATTGGTGCCTCTTTGCAAAAAGGCTATGTCTAGCactttctaaatcaaaatatcaatttcgGAGTTTTACGTCGAAAAAACATTAAGCACATAAATAAATCGTCAACATAAACAAAATAGAGATATATATAACCAGCCAGATTAAAAGATTACACTAGAGTCATAACTAACTAAATCTAATCCTAATAACAGAGAGAATTAATTACACAAAGCAACGTTACAATACACAACTAGAAGAGATGGAAAACTGACATCGATGATTCCGCCGCTCCTCTTTTGATCACTCTCTGCCTCCAAGGAATTTTCTTCCTTCCCCCACTGGTTCATTGAAGCCTTGCGTGTTTGTAAGAATGAATGGAATGGCTACTGAACCCTTTTATAGGATTTGAAACTTAACAATTAAGTATGCAAAGTCTTTGCTATTAAGAAACATCAAAGTGGTGGGTGACTACTTGGACCACTTGACCGCCTCTTTTCAGCTTctactttcttctttttttttgtttgttttacacctgttatgtaaatatatataaatgcaataataaatataactaataaaataatatatagtatcTATTATAAATTAGGAGATATATcaatatttaaataagtgtctttaatttaaatcatttataagtaaaattgaCACTTATCATCAATCTCATAAAAACCTATAAAAGTGACTAGAAATAGGTGAAAATAGCTAAAATACTAAGTTGCTAGTAAAGactaatatttataattagttGAGGTTTTTActtcaaataactttataaaataagtcaataaatgcttaaaatatataagtaaaattacTGCTTTTTGACACTTATCACTAACGCCTCAGgaacactagttagcatttgccttaaaTTATTAATGCTTGGTAAACCAAATTATCAACAACgcttggtgtttttttttttttttttttgacggaacgAGTTGTACAATCCCTTTTCTGTTCATTAAACAaagaaacttaaaaaaaaataaaaaatgatgcaAGATATATGGATGGACACGAGGCATTAAGCATAGTAGTTCCAACGAAACGAACATATTTGGAGGAAAGAATTCTCAAGAGAATTAAcattatctttatttttggaaaataaatatttcataTAGATTTAACAAaactaattattgtttttttttttgataagcaatgttagttgttagtattacaatattatgttagtttttttctcctttgctAGAACTTGAACCCTGGACCTCTtgctccttaacccttagctcaactatcTTAACCAGCTGAGAATGAACaaccaacaatgaattagtCCAAGTGGTAAGGCTTTTGGTTCCCTTAAGCATATGATCAGGGGTTCGATTCTTGGCTCATGCATACCAAGAAAATTTggttgggaggggagaaccAACCTTGTGTCTCCCACAGGTTCTCCGACGGAGATTAATTATCACTAACGGCGGTTAAAATTTCGTATCAATATCACgataacaaaaaaatagttaaatgaatataaatattGACCTTTGATTAAACAAATTTGAATAGTCTACATTTGACGTGACTCTTTAATTATAATGTTAACCGTGCtaagaaacaaaaaagataGAGTAGGAAACATATCCAATAACAATCAACTAATATTAaggaaaattcaaatttatctaataaaaaataatttgaaataacttccaaaaaagttattaaaaaaaaaaaacaggaaacAAAAGAAGATAAGTATATCTTCTTTCCTAACCAACTTATCTAGATTCTATAAATAAAGATAATCTGTTTCTTAAATAACTATGATATAATAGAAGGTCTCACTTTGCAGCAAACAAAAAGAATAGTGACTCAAGATTCATCGGTTTCAGCAAATGGAAGAAGAAAAACCCAGTCTTCCATTGGTGTTTAAAGAAAAGATTGAACAAATGAAAGGTGTTGACGTGAAGTTGGTGATCCAGAAAAAATTGACCATGAGTGACGTGAACGGAGACGACGGCCGCTTATCTATTCCAATAGATAAGAAGATCGAAGAGAGTATTATTTTGACGCCAACGGAGAGTTTGTCTTTGAATATTTATGTGcctcaaaagaaaaaagagagactTGTTGGTATATCTGTATCTATGTTGGACCATAATCTTAAAATTTGGGATGACATGTACCTTAAGAAGTGGAAAATTGGGAAATCCAAGGTCTACAATATTACGGGTGGATGGTACAAACTTGTAGTAGAAATCACTTGGAAGAATCTCGGAAGATACAACTTTGGTCTTTTAGATGCAACGGTCATCTCAATTTTGCACTAGTCAAACTTTAGCAAAAATCTATCGATCGATGCTTcaaatactttttatttataatcatCTTAATTTCCTAGTATTTAGACATTTTTATGCTTATTTGgctatttgttattttaaatagtGGACAAATTTTAAACTAGgttttgttttatgattaaGAAGAGTTTTTCACGTTAAAAAATTGtgtcttgttttattttattttttattttgatttattgtTTATGTATGTTGCTTGGAATGACTTTAATCAACTGAAAATTAACCGTAATAATTGACATTTTGATCAATTAGAAAGAGCATGACTCGACATGCAAGATTGCTATTAATCAATTTTAGAATGCCGAATATGTTTCTTATGAAAATTCACAATATTTTCACAGTAATATGTCCTCATGTTAGCTTAGCTAGTTGAAACACTGCATTATATATACAAGATCGCGGTTCGAGCAccaaacactccacttatctATGGTGAAATTTTTATCCActaaattacttgacaaaaaaaaattgtgtttgtcTATCATGTGCAAATTGTTGTTCATATGTTAGACAAACTCTCCCTAATTTACTATAGCGGCCTACAGACATTTATTTGTACAGATGCCATTGGAACATAATTATTAGCATATTTTTGTTGAGTAAATTTATGGACTTTTTGAGTGAATAAGTAGAGAATTTTTGGTTCAAAATTCGAAAACCACTTCtatatattgtaatatttttatcaattgataTGTGTGTTCATGGAAATTATTTACCTAATTTAATTAGGAGATATGTCACTGAAAAACTAGGAGATACTACTATTCTGttacaacatttttttatttctaataaattAGTAGTTAGATTCACACTATAAATGTAGAGATGTGGGAGAATCCAAGATTTTGACCccttcaataatattttttgctaGCTTATTTTTACGAAACTTTacaatgttttctttttcttttggtcaaAAATGTTACGGTCAAGAACGTTACGACATTTTTTGTAAACAACgctacaatattttttttagtttacaatgTTGGTAGTGAAGATCGAACCTAAAATTTCATAAATATTATCCAAATCctttaccactagaccaaatctagtggcttaacGTTACAACATTTTAGTATGCATGTTCATGAGTTACTCCCTCTAAAACATAGGAAATATACATCAAAATATATCtttatatttagtcaaaaaaaaaatatatctttataTGTACAAGTTCAAACTACCATACCATACAAACTAAGTTCAAACACTGCAGGGGAATGAATGTGTTCTGTTTCACTTCTAGTTGATCAAGATATCAATCACGTTTAATTTGTAGCTGATTAAAGTCATTCCCAAGCAACATATATAATAGTAATAaggcaaaacaaaataaaacaagaaacaaatttTTAACTTGAAAAAGTTCTCAATCATCATAAAATATAGTCTAAAATTTGTCCGCTATTTAAAATAACGAGTACGAAAATGAAACATAAAAACGTCtaaatactaaaaaattaagataattaCATGAAAGTATCATTGGAAGTGTTGATTGATAGATCGTTGCTAAAGTTTGACGAGTGCGAAATTGAGATGATTGTCTCTTTTAAAAGACCAAGTTGTATCTTTTGATCTTGTTCCAAATGGTTTTCTTCCACAAGTTTGTACCATGCACCTGTGATATTGTAAACCTCGGATTTCCCCATTTTCCATTTCTTGAAGCACATTTTATCCCAAAGTTTAAGATTAGTATCCAACATAGCTACGGACATACCTTTAAGCTTCCGCGTCCCTTTCTTTTGAGGCACATAATCCAAAGACAATCTCTCCTCTTCTGTCAAAAGACTACTCTCTTCAATTATCTTACCTATTGGAAGAGATAATCGACCGTTGTTTCGTGTCACGTCAGTCATGGTCAATTTCTTCTGGATCACCAACTTCACATCATTACCTTccatttgttcaatttttttctttaaacgCCAATGGAAGATCGGGTTGGTCTTCTTGCACCTCTTCTTTCTCACGATTCTTGAATTTCTTCAACGAATTCCTTGATCCCTCACCCattgcttttcttttcttgatatTCTTGATCCCTTCACTTGTTTTTTCATTGACTATTATTTTTCCAACCTCCTCATTGTTGCTTGTACAAGAAGTAACCTTAAACTTTGAAGAAAGAATGTTGTAATCTATTCTCTTTGATCGACCACTTCTTACTTTCTTCATTGGGACGATTTCCCTAAAAGCTTGGATGTCGAATCCAGAATCAGGAAATAGGGACATTGTTCTTTGAATGAAGAGCACCATACAATGGATCTTTTAAAAGTAGCAAGGACTCAAGGACTATACATTCATTGCCAACAAACCCTAATAGTTTTGATGTaacatcttttttttcttttccatttgcTGAATCCGATGAATCGTGAGGCACTATACTCTCTTTGTTTTAAAGTATGATAGTTATTTATGATCTTTATATATAGAAGCTAGGATAAGTTaggtttttttgtttattttttaactcAAATCAAGGGAAGTTTGTTAGGAAAATTGTAATATCCCCATTTCTTTTATTAGAATTATACATCAACCGGAAACTTTGTGAGTAGTTTAGTTAAATTTTGACCAAGATAGGAATACGTTAAGAAATTTTAAGTGACCAATTGAGAGTATAAGTAATACTAGTGGACACCTATGGGATAAGGCAACCCAAACCCATTATAACCACATGTTCCTTCTCATTATTTTCCTGTCAACAAAGAAGCAGtgattctttcttttcttccttGAGCTCTCATCCCTCTCTCACGCCGCTGCCTCCTCTTTGTTCTTCATCTTGTTCTTTCCAAAATTCTTCAAGCAATTTTAGATCATCAATCCTCGGCCCtaatgttagaaataatataaaaccattgatgtggcatttcctaacagcttaagcttttgggataatcggttatttgatatggtatcagagtctctatgactaagtggtctagagttcgatccccgctcccctcactttctaattaaaaagtggaatttaaaaaaaaagcatatggtaggtgggcctatgcattatccacgcttcaagcccaagtgggctcttgcgtgagggggcgtgttagaaataatataaaaccattgatgtggcctttcctaacagcttaagcttttgggataatcggttatttgataCCTAAGCTCTCTAGTAGGTAAGTTTAATTGCTCATCTTCCTCTTAAATCCCTCTATTTCGTGCACTGTTCATCCTCACCCTAATGAACCAAATCATGATCTTTTCATATATGTAATGGGATTGGGCTTATTTGTGTTCTTGTGGTGTTTTAGGAAGTGGAATTGAAGGCCAAAGCTCAAGAGGAAGTTGAAACTCTCAATTCAGATTTGTGACCAAGTTTCAGAGCTAGAATCAAACACCAATTCAGGTGGGTTTCATTAGGAATTGATGTATGTAGGTTGTGCTAATTTATGCTTGATGATTTGTTAACTGATTGTGTTATGAATTGGGAAATGAATAGGTTGTGCTACTCTTTGAATTTGTCTGGTTCAAGTTGCAGGAAAAACCAATTTTAACActggtaaatcgatttaccctGTGATGTAAATCGATTTACCAGGTCCTGGGAGTTTCTGGAAAACGAGTTTTAGCCagggtaaatcgatttaccccctcaggtaaatcgatttacctgcCTCCTGCACTCAAAAATCTGTTTTGTTCTTAACCCAAGTCCTGCACTTCAAGAACCTGGTTTTTAAGGCCTACTTGATTCCCAAATTCATAATACATCAACTCACAACTTATTAAATGTAACTTTGGCTACACACAACTGTATGAAATTTGGTATAATGGAGGAACTTAGAAATGTTATGCATGAATCCTTAGGGATTATTTAGGAACTTCCCCGGAACGGGTTATGTTGGTTAGATAATTATGACACTTAATTGTGGAACTCAGTCAATCGTTATGTGTGATACTTTGGTATCACGTTTTGGATAGCTATGCTATTTTGGGATTCAATTTGGAATCCAATcttgaattaataaaaatgtaaGCTGTTGCCGTGTCGATACTTTATTATCGCAGACGGATTTGTGAGGCCTCTGAGACCGGCTTACCTCAGAGTGTCCTATTGGTAAAACGAACAAGATAATAATTTGTGCTACATCATTATTTATGTTATTGAATATGAACTGGTTGTTTATTGGATTGACTGAATCAGGTACCCCGGTGTAGTCACCACCTTAGTTGGATAGTAGAAACCTACTGAGGCTTAATAGTCTCACCCCTGCTATTTATTGATTTCAGATAAGCAGGGTGATCGAGGTAAGAAAGCTATGGAGTGACTAGCTTGAAGACCTTAGGACTTATGTTTATTTTCGCATATTTTCTACAAGTTGTTATGTGATCCTTCTCTTGAACTTCAAGTACTATGTACTGTTTTATTTGTGATACCTGTGTCGGGAGGACTGATGTGTTAAGTCAAGTACTTCTTGGATCATGATAATGTAACTTATGTTGTATTCGTGCTTGAACAAAACTTTCGGTTGTAAATTTAATGTATCTTATGTATGTTCCCTATTATATTCTAGACTAGACTATTTGATATGGGGCGTTATAAAAATAGATTATAGTATaacttatctttttatttttattttgaaattatttttgacTCGATGATTTGAATTTTCCTTAATATCATTAGTTTATTGTTATTGGATACTTTTTTTGCCACTctatatattttgtttcttaCTGTATGATATATGGCTATCACTAGCGTTGATCCCAACTATTTGGAGGTCCGACTCCTAAAGTTAAAAATGAAATcgtttataaaaaatgaaaaaaaagttataaaaatataaaatgaaatcgTTATTATAGCGCTTTAAAAACGAATTGTTTAAGCAATATTAGAATTTGTTAAGTCTCCCAATTACAATTAATTATCTGGTTCCACTACGTGAATAATCAACACACCCTAAACTTTTTAAACGaagcatcaacatacataataaaCACACAACCCCACATAGAATTTTCTAGTATAGATTTTATGAGTTTTGTATGACTAGAATAAATTATTTGCTTTTAGTTGATGATTTGGAAATTACTACTTATAAATTGATTGTTAGCTAGTTTTCTCTTTTGGCTTCAACTATCTTTGTATGATtaaaaaaaccattttaaaTGAAGTATTCGTTAACAAaccttaataataataataataataataataataataataataataataataataataataataataataataataatgacaagATAAAGTTATAATGAAGattcactttttttaaataacttgAAGATTCACTTTCTATTTGATGAGAAATGAAGATTTAATAAGATATTGGAAGATCTTTTAGCAACAATAAATTTACCATataacctaaaaaaaatataccaaCAATAATTTAACGAATTATTAATGTATCAATTTACCATTCTAAATTTTGTAGATGTTGAAATACAAATCcaccgatcgttagttggtcaaatggtgattgacgctggacTTGATAgagaggaccacggttcgatcccccacaactgtgatcgggaggggactgaaaccacttgatgccataaCTGACCTACGAACCAGATTAAGCGGTCCAGTGGGCTGGATACtgctggtggtgaaaaaaaagtagaaagaaATACAAATCCAAAGAAAATTGAAATCATAGATAGAAACATAGAAAAAGGTTTGAGAGAGCAAGTATACTACGAGTAAGAATCCTCTCAATTTTCTAAGatttctatttcttttatttaccaaagttttttaatattttggagGGTATAAAAGAGATTTTGACTAATTTAATATCAcacttttgcatttatatttccaaaactatataataatggaggaaatggaaaaaaaataaatacaaaatggaGAGGAATCCAACTCGTATAGTACTAATAGTAAATTACTAGTAATATAACAGAAAAATCATGTTTGGAAAATTTGATCCTTTATATACCAAACTGGTCATAACAGGAAGATTACAAGTTTTAATCCTTGGCAGTAAATTCTTCAATTTGAATCTCAGTTATTAACTCTGCATAATTCGAgttgggatcctctccattttccaTGATTTCCATTTATttcattaccaaagttttttaatattttgaagaGTATAAAAGAGATTTTGACTCATTTAATGTCAcactttt from Trifolium pratense cultivar HEN17-A07 linkage group LG1, ARS_RC_1.1, whole genome shotgun sequence includes these protein-coding regions:
- the LOC123890878 gene encoding uncharacterized protein LOC123890878; its protein translation is MEEEKPSLPLVFKEKIEQMKGVDVKLVIQKKLTMSDVNGDDGRLSIPIDKKIEESIILTPTESLSLNIYVPQKKKERLVGISVSMLDHNLKIWDDMYLKKWKIGKSKVYNITGGWYKLVVEITWKNLGRYNFGLLDATVISILH